The following coding sequences are from one Geodermatophilus normandii window:
- a CDS encoding SAM-dependent methyltransferase, whose amino-acid sequence MDSTLDRAVVSAVAHRWHPVAAPVSDDALARLLERLAPPPRGRVLDLGCGAGAWLLRLLAAQPGLVGVGVDTSAPALDAARDRAAMGGLRGRVEFVQADAATWEGGPFDAVVCIGVTHVFGGPAGTLDAVRRSLRPGGRVLLGDGFWESGPSDAALAGLGAEPGELPDLPGLLAEVQRCGFEPGYAHLSTLAEWDEYEWCWTGALTEWALTEADGAERAAALDAARTHRRQWLEGYRGELGFLTAVLHDTRG is encoded by the coding sequence GTGGACAGCACCCTGGACAGGGCGGTGGTCAGCGCGGTCGCGCACCGCTGGCACCCCGTCGCCGCCCCGGTCTCCGACGACGCGCTCGCCCGGCTCCTCGAGCGGCTGGCCCCACCCCCGCGCGGCCGGGTGCTCGACCTCGGCTGCGGCGCGGGCGCCTGGCTGCTCCGGCTGCTGGCCGCGCAGCCGGGCCTGGTCGGCGTCGGGGTGGACACCTCCGCCCCCGCCCTGGACGCCGCACGGGACCGGGCCGCGATGGGTGGGCTCCGGGGGCGCGTCGAGTTCGTGCAGGCCGACGCCGCGACCTGGGAGGGCGGCCCCTTCGACGCCGTCGTCTGCATCGGTGTCACCCACGTCTTCGGCGGCCCGGCCGGGACCCTCGACGCCGTCCGCCGCTCCCTGCGCCCCGGCGGCCGGGTCCTCCTCGGCGACGGCTTCTGGGAGTCCGGTCCCAGCGACGCGGCGCTGGCCGGTCTCGGCGCCGAGCCCGGCGAGCTGCCCGACCTGCCCGGGCTGCTGGCCGAGGTGCAGCGCTGCGGCTTCGAGCCCGGCTACGCGCACCTGTCCACGCTCGCCGAGTGGGACGAGTACGAGTGGTGCTGGACCGGTGCGCTGACGGAGTGGGCGCTGACCGAGGCCGACGGAGCCGAGCGCGCCGCCGCCCTGGACGCCGCCCGCACCCACCGGCGCCAGTGGCTGGAGGGCTACCGGGGCGAACTGGGGTTCCTCACGGCGGTCCTGCACGACACGCGCGGCTGA
- a CDS encoding PilZ domain-containing protein: protein MGTPGVDYPEDRSVLDVKAVSRDDVLTSFVEEATGGELVVSVGEDSSRRRVRLDVGERMELIWRGPEELRSLPVELVEVRTGESPSWRLRVVGPASRGQRRSAVRTPLSVSVELGAGDALLSGASVDLSEGGMRCILGGRQEAAAALEVGSVLPVTVDLDGTRVSAKAEIVRRHPREDDRAELSLRFVGLGEKREDLIRRRVFAELRDLRSRGLI from the coding sequence ATGGGGACGCCGGGAGTCGACTATCCCGAGGACCGGAGCGTGCTCGACGTCAAGGCGGTCAGCCGGGACGACGTGCTGACCAGCTTCGTCGAGGAGGCCACCGGCGGGGAGCTGGTGGTGAGCGTCGGGGAGGACTCCTCGCGCCGCCGTGTCCGCCTCGACGTGGGCGAGCGCATGGAGCTCATCTGGCGGGGCCCCGAGGAACTGCGCTCCCTGCCGGTCGAGCTCGTCGAGGTCCGCACCGGGGAGTCGCCGAGCTGGCGGCTCCGGGTCGTGGGCCCCGCCTCGCGCGGCCAGCGGCGGTCCGCGGTCCGCACGCCCCTGTCGGTCTCCGTCGAGCTGGGCGCCGGCGACGCGCTCCTGTCCGGGGCCAGCGTCGACCTCAGCGAGGGGGGCATGCGCTGCATCCTCGGTGGCCGACAGGAGGCGGCAGCGGCCCTGGAGGTCGGCTCGGTGCTCCCGGTGACCGTGGACCTCGACGGGACCAGGGTGTCGGCCAAGGCGGAGATCGTGCGGCGCCACCCCCGTGAGGACGACCGTGCGGAGCTGTCCCTGCGCTTCGTCGGCCTGGGCGAGAAGCGGGAGGACCTCATCCGCCGGCGGGTGTTCGCCGAGCTGCGCGACCTGCGCTCGCGCGGACTCATCTGA
- a CDS encoding MMPL family transporter codes for MFERLGRLVYRRRRWVLALSLALVVFAGIWGTGVFGQMTGGGFDDPGSESSRAAAVAERELGRSAADVVVLYSSEDRTVDDPGYAEAVTSTLDVLPDGVLRVVSFFGTGDPSLVSEDRRSTYAVLTLRGDEDEREDVLDAIEDDLAAPGLTTRLGGDVTLNRDMNLLVSEDIALAETISLPVLAVLLLVVFGSLAAACLPLVIGVTAILGSFAALRAFALVTDVSIFAVNVVTVLGLGLAIDYGLFVVSRFREEVRRQPSIEDALARTLATAGRTVAVSGVTVAVSLAGLLIFPQVFLRSMGFGGMSAVLVAMLAALTLLPALLAVLGPRVDALSIRRAIRRRRRQPAHLAVDPHGTWYRMARAVMRRPVLHGVAVTAFLVVLALPFTRAEFGGIDVRAMPEGAESRVVAETVASDFPPSPAGPVEAIVVLPGAADSPEGGAALESYVAAVDAVPGVDGASVTEAAGSTARVAIASDVGAVGPEGRDLVSAVRGIAAPDGTEVLVGGPSALYADLLDSLGSLLPWMALLVAATLFLLLFLAFGSVVVPVKAMVMNVLSLGASFGALVWIFQDGHLSGVLDFTPTGFVEATSPILVLAIVFGLSMDYEVFLMSRIREQYDLTGDNSGAVATGLQRTGGIITSAALLLVVVIGAFSLSGVVLIKMIGIAMFIAIVIDATIVRTVLVPATMRLLGHANWWAPGPLRRVYARYGIGEHEGPPLPRPSPLVHAG; via the coding sequence ATGTTCGAGCGACTCGGCCGGCTGGTGTACCGCAGACGTCGGTGGGTGCTGGCGCTCTCCCTGGCGCTCGTGGTCTTCGCCGGGATCTGGGGCACGGGCGTCTTCGGGCAGATGACCGGGGGTGGGTTCGACGACCCCGGCAGCGAGAGCTCGCGGGCCGCCGCGGTGGCCGAGCGGGAGCTGGGCCGCAGCGCGGCGGACGTCGTCGTCCTGTACTCCAGCGAGGACCGCACCGTCGACGACCCCGGGTATGCCGAGGCGGTCACCTCCACCCTCGACGTCCTGCCCGACGGCGTGCTCCGGGTCGTGTCCTTCTTCGGCACCGGGGACCCGTCGCTGGTCAGCGAGGACCGACGCAGCACCTACGCCGTGCTCACCCTGCGCGGCGACGAGGACGAGCGAGAGGACGTCCTCGACGCCATCGAGGACGACCTGGCCGCCCCCGGCCTGACCACGCGGCTGGGCGGGGACGTGACCCTCAACCGGGACATGAACCTGCTGGTCAGCGAGGACATCGCGCTGGCGGAGACCATCTCGCTGCCCGTCCTGGCCGTGCTCCTCCTGGTGGTCTTCGGCAGCCTGGCGGCCGCCTGCCTGCCCCTGGTCATCGGCGTGACGGCGATCCTCGGCTCGTTCGCGGCCCTGCGCGCGTTCGCCCTGGTCACCGACGTCTCGATCTTCGCGGTCAACGTGGTGACCGTCCTGGGCCTCGGCCTGGCCATCGACTACGGACTGTTCGTGGTCAGCCGTTTCCGCGAGGAGGTCCGCAGGCAGCCGAGCATCGAGGACGCCCTGGCCCGGACCCTGGCCACGGCCGGACGCACGGTCGCCGTCTCCGGCGTCACGGTGGCGGTGTCCCTGGCCGGCCTGCTGATCTTCCCGCAGGTGTTCCTGCGGTCGATGGGCTTCGGCGGCATGAGCGCCGTGCTCGTCGCGATGCTGGCCGCGCTGACCCTGCTGCCGGCCCTGCTCGCCGTGCTCGGGCCCCGGGTGGACGCCCTGTCGATCCGGCGGGCGATCCGCCGCCGGCGCAGGCAGCCGGCCCACCTGGCCGTCGACCCCCACGGGACCTGGTACCGGATGGCCCGTGCCGTGATGCGCCGTCCGGTCCTCCACGGAGTCGCGGTGACGGCGTTCCTGGTGGTCCTGGCCCTGCCGTTCACCCGGGCGGAGTTCGGGGGCATCGACGTGCGCGCCATGCCCGAGGGAGCGGAGAGCCGCGTGGTCGCGGAGACCGTCGCGAGCGACTTCCCGCCGAGCCCGGCCGGCCCGGTCGAGGCGATCGTCGTCCTGCCGGGCGCCGCCGACTCGCCGGAGGGCGGCGCGGCACTGGAGTCGTACGTCGCGGCGGTGGACGCCGTTCCGGGCGTGGACGGCGCCTCGGTCACCGAGGCAGCCGGGAGCACGGCACGGGTCGCCATCGCCTCGGACGTCGGCGCGGTGGGCCCGGAGGGCCGCGACCTGGTGAGCGCTGTCCGCGGCATCGCTGCACCCGACGGGACCGAGGTCCTGGTCGGCGGCCCCAGCGCGCTCTACGCCGACCTGCTCGACAGCCTCGGCTCGCTGCTGCCGTGGATGGCCCTGCTCGTGGCCGCCACGCTCTTCCTCCTGCTGTTCCTGGCCTTCGGCTCGGTCGTGGTCCCGGTGAAGGCCATGGTGATGAACGTGCTCTCCCTGGGCGCCTCGTTCGGTGCCCTGGTGTGGATCTTCCAGGACGGGCACCTGTCAGGGGTCCTGGACTTCACCCCGACCGGCTTCGTCGAGGCGACCTCGCCGATCCTGGTGCTGGCCATCGTCTTCGGGCTGTCCATGGACTACGAGGTCTTCCTCATGTCCCGGATCCGCGAGCAGTACGACCTCACCGGCGACAACAGCGGGGCCGTGGCGACGGGCCTGCAGCGGACCGGCGGGATCATCACCAGTGCGGCGTTGTTGCTGGTCGTGGTGATCGGCGCCTTCTCGCTCTCCGGCGTCGTCCTCATCAAGATGATCGGCATCGCGATGTTCATCGCCATCGTCATCGACGCGACGATCGTGCGGACCGTGCTGGTGCCGGCCACCATGCGTCTGCTCGGCCACGCCAACTGGTGGGCGCCCGGACCCCTGCGCCGCGTCTACGCCCGGTACGGCATCGGGGAGCACGAGGGACCGCCGCTGCCCCGGCCGTCCCCGCTGGTCCACGCCGGCTGA
- a CDS encoding EAL domain-containing protein: protein MHHDAGTSTLTTRLVLRLAGELGNEDCADRVLARAGLSDRRAELQALHGRVTYAVKAALLDAVAAELADPGIGLRLGEAALRDQALAPFRAVVRALGSPEAVLRSVSRVSTRLDTATVFRCLGVGTGAARVGWRVLPPNAPNRVDCDYNTGMLRQVPVVFGLPPAEVRHGSCQVDGAPECVYEVSWEPRRRASRGRRRAARPDLDAALLSDERLGILQDAVGDLAGDADLEQTLERITSRADRALHAPGHLLDVRLPDGTRHVRARGLGAQVADHLGDTPLEPGLQRVGDAEVLAVPVATADRTHGVLAAVLRPGQAFLPEDEAMLAAFARHAAVGLRTSALLAEAREHEETARLLLAVARSLAGQPSVQRIAQAVADAVPVLSSADRSAVALWESGRESVRIAGASGWSGELADRIARYVTDTSQSPELCEIARHGRPMLVDASGSPWARDVLAEFGVRAMAGVPIAVGERFVGIVLVHWVHQEPPAVLGETLVERLWGLAGIAGVALENTRLAHEVEWQATHDALTGLPNRGTFETRLEELTGAGDDGDAACAVLLCDVSRLTRINESLGHEAGDEVLRQVADRLRSVLREGDLLGRYGGDQFVVALPDVTAAGLPAVADRVSAALAAPVTVAGRDVFVDLVTGGAASLPTPGVPAAARSLVSRAAEELQLAKARLHGGRSPGVASARELRLETDLHGALGRGEITVHYQPQLDLVTGRVAAVEALVRWVHPELGPVPPDVFVPLAEAGGLIGDIGAHVLREACTTVARWRREGTDLDVAVNVSPLQLAEPGFADLVEATLRETGLPCPALTVEVTESHVLSEAAVRNGHLARLRGLGVGVSVDDFGTGWSSLTQLRRLPATEVKIDRSFTAGMADGDGPVVAAVIGLGRGLGLRVVAEGVETVDQLRELAALGCDRVQGYLLGRPGPAEEVLGRLPAGPALPLGIPVPRGVPPVRRGRHDAGRGTPPAPPAGPGRADGDQPAWTSGDGRGSGGPSCSPMPYRA, encoded by the coding sequence GTGCACCACGACGCCGGAACGTCCACGCTCACCACCCGCCTGGTCCTGCGCCTGGCCGGCGAGCTCGGGAACGAGGACTGCGCCGACCGGGTGCTGGCACGGGCCGGGCTGAGCGACCGGAGGGCGGAGCTCCAGGCCCTCCACGGCCGGGTGACGTACGCGGTCAAGGCGGCGCTCCTCGACGCCGTGGCCGCCGAGCTCGCGGACCCGGGGATCGGGCTGCGCCTCGGGGAGGCCGCGCTGCGCGACCAGGCGCTCGCGCCGTTCCGCGCGGTCGTCCGGGCGCTGGGGTCGCCGGAGGCCGTGTTGCGCTCGGTGTCGCGGGTGTCCACCCGCCTGGACACCGCCACGGTCTTCCGCTGCCTCGGCGTGGGAACGGGCGCCGCCCGCGTGGGGTGGCGGGTCCTGCCGCCGAACGCCCCGAACCGGGTCGACTGCGACTACAACACCGGGATGCTCCGGCAGGTGCCCGTCGTCTTCGGCCTCCCCCCGGCGGAGGTCCGGCACGGGTCCTGCCAGGTCGACGGCGCGCCCGAGTGCGTCTACGAGGTCAGCTGGGAGCCGCGCCGCAGGGCCTCCCGCGGACGGCGGCGCGCGGCGCGGCCGGACCTGGACGCCGCACTGCTGTCCGACGAGCGGCTGGGGATCCTGCAGGACGCCGTCGGCGACCTGGCGGGCGACGCGGACCTCGAGCAGACGCTGGAGCGGATCACGTCGCGGGCGGACCGGGCGTTGCACGCTCCCGGCCACCTGCTGGACGTGCGCCTGCCGGACGGCACGCGCCACGTCCGGGCCCGGGGTCTGGGCGCGCAGGTCGCGGACCACCTCGGCGACACCCCACTGGAGCCCGGCCTGCAGCGGGTCGGCGACGCCGAGGTGCTGGCCGTCCCGGTGGCCACCGCGGACCGCACCCACGGGGTCCTCGCCGCCGTCCTGCGGCCGGGGCAGGCGTTCCTCCCCGAGGACGAGGCGATGCTGGCGGCCTTCGCCCGGCACGCTGCCGTGGGGCTGCGGACGTCGGCGCTGCTCGCCGAGGCGCGGGAACACGAGGAGACCGCCCGCCTGCTGCTCGCGGTGGCGAGGTCCCTCGCCGGCCAGCCGTCCGTGCAGCGGATCGCCCAGGCGGTCGCCGACGCCGTGCCCGTGCTGTCCTCGGCCGACCGCTCGGCGGTCGCCCTGTGGGAGTCCGGCCGCGAGTCGGTCCGGATCGCGGGGGCCAGCGGCTGGAGCGGCGAGCTGGCCGACCGCATCGCCCGCTACGTGACCGACACCTCGCAGAGCCCGGAGCTCTGCGAGATCGCCCGGCACGGCCGGCCGATGCTCGTCGACGCCTCGGGTTCCCCCTGGGCGCGCGACGTGCTGGCGGAGTTCGGTGTGCGCGCCATGGCGGGTGTCCCGATCGCCGTCGGGGAGCGGTTCGTCGGCATCGTGCTGGTCCACTGGGTGCACCAGGAGCCCCCCGCCGTGCTGGGGGAGACGCTCGTCGAGCGCCTGTGGGGTCTGGCCGGCATCGCCGGCGTGGCCCTGGAGAACACCCGGCTGGCGCACGAGGTCGAGTGGCAGGCCACGCACGACGCCCTGACCGGACTCCCGAACCGGGGGACGTTCGAGACGCGCCTCGAGGAGCTCACGGGTGCCGGCGACGACGGGGACGCCGCGTGCGCGGTGCTCCTCTGCGACGTCAGCCGGCTGACCAGGATCAACGAGAGCCTCGGCCACGAGGCCGGCGACGAGGTCCTCCGCCAGGTCGCCGACCGGCTCCGGTCGGTGCTGCGCGAGGGGGACCTGCTGGGCCGCTACGGCGGGGACCAGTTCGTCGTCGCCCTCCCCGACGTCACCGCGGCGGGTCTCCCGGCGGTCGCAGACCGGGTCTCCGCGGCCCTCGCCGCCCCGGTGACGGTGGCCGGCCGGGACGTCTTCGTCGACCTCGTGACCGGCGGTGCGGCCTCCCTCCCGACCCCGGGTGTGCCCGCGGCGGCGCGGAGCCTCGTGAGCCGGGCGGCGGAGGAGCTGCAGCTGGCCAAGGCCCGCCTGCACGGCGGTCGCTCCCCGGGCGTCGCCTCCGCGCGCGAGCTGCGGCTGGAGACCGACCTGCACGGCGCGCTGGGGCGCGGGGAGATCACCGTCCACTACCAGCCGCAGCTCGACCTGGTCACCGGGCGAGTCGCCGCCGTGGAGGCGCTGGTCCGGTGGGTGCACCCCGAGCTGGGCCCGGTGCCCCCCGACGTCTTCGTGCCGCTCGCCGAGGCCGGCGGTCTGATCGGGGACATCGGGGCGCACGTCCTCCGCGAGGCCTGCACCACGGTGGCGCGGTGGCGGCGGGAGGGAACGGACCTGGACGTGGCGGTCAACGTGTCCCCGCTGCAGCTCGCCGAGCCCGGCTTCGCCGACCTCGTCGAGGCGACCCTCCGGGAGACCGGGCTGCCGTGCCCGGCGCTGACGGTGGAGGTCACCGAGAGCCACGTGCTGTCCGAGGCCGCCGTGCGCAACGGGCACCTGGCGCGACTGCGCGGACTCGGCGTCGGTGTGTCCGTCGACGACTTCGGGACCGGGTGGTCGTCCCTGACGCAACTGCGCCGGCTGCCGGCGACCGAGGTCAAGATCGACCGCTCGTTCACGGCGGGCATGGCAGACGGTGACGGCCCCGTCGTGGCCGCTGTCATCGGCCTGGGACGCGGGCTCGGGCTGCGCGTGGTGGCCGAGGGCGTCGAGACGGTCGACCAGCTGCGCGAGCTCGCCGCACTGGGGTGCGACCGGGTCCAGGGCTACCTCCTCGGTCGCCCCGGTCCGGCCGAGGAGGTCCTCGGCCGGCTGCCGGCCGGACCGGCCCTCCCGCTCGGGATCCCGGTCCCGCGGGGAGTCCCTCCAGTGCGGCGCGGCCGGCACGACGCGGGTCGGGGGACGCCGCCGGCTCCGCCGGCGGGTCCCGGCCGAGCCGACGGGGATCAGCCGGCGTGGACCAGCGGGGACGGCCGGGGCAGCGGCGGTCCCTCGTGCTCCCCGATGCCGTACCGGGCGTAG
- a CDS encoding ATP-binding cassette domain-containing protein, translated as MSTATSTGPLSPAQHAADGHDVIRVVGARENNLKDVSVELPKRRLTVFTGVSGSGKSSLVFGTIAAESQRLINETYSAFVQGFMPTLARPEVDLLEGLTTAIIVDQERMGANPRSTVGTATDANAMLRILFSRLGAPHIGPPTAFSFNVPTRRASGVMSTEKAGGRVEKAVVRDVVYMGGMCPRCEGMGSVSDFDLTALYDESRSLAEGALTVPGYSMDGWYGRIFAGAGFDMDKPIGEYSEKELHDLLYKEPTKIKVEGINLTYEGVIPKIQKSMLSKDVEAMQPHVRAFVERVITFQPCPECEGTRLSPEARSSRIRGKNIADLCEMQISDLAEWVRALDEPSVAPLLSGLRHLLDSFAEIGLGYLSLDRPAGTLSGGEAQRTKMIRHLGSSLTDVTYVFDEPSIGLHPHDIQRMNGLLLQLRDKGNTVLVVEHKPEMIAIADHVVDLGPGAGTGGGQVVYEGTVEGLRASGTTTGRHLDDRAALKDEVRPPTGVLEVRGASTHNLRDVDVDIPLGVLCVVTGVAGSGKSSLVDGSVAGRDGVVVVDQGAIRGSRRSNPATYTGLLEPIRKAFAKANGVKPALFSSNSEGACPTCNGAGVIFTDLGVMATVESPCEECEGKRFQASVLEYRLGGRDISEVLAMSVAHAEAFFGAGEARLPAAHTILSRLADVGLGYLTLGQPLTTLSGGERQRLKLATQMAESGDVYVLDEPTTGLHLADVEQLLGLLDRLVDSGRSVVVIEHHQAVMAHADWIVDLGPGAGHDGGRVVFEGTPADLVAARSTLTGEHLAAYVRA; from the coding sequence ATGAGCACCGCCACGAGCACCGGCCCGCTGTCACCCGCGCAGCACGCCGCCGACGGGCACGACGTGATCCGCGTGGTCGGAGCGCGCGAGAACAACCTCAAGGACGTCAGCGTCGAGCTGCCCAAGCGCCGGCTGACGGTGTTCACCGGCGTCTCCGGGTCGGGGAAGAGCTCGCTGGTGTTCGGCACGATCGCCGCCGAGTCTCAGCGGCTGATCAACGAGACCTACAGCGCCTTCGTGCAGGGCTTCATGCCCACGCTGGCGCGGCCCGAGGTCGACCTCCTCGAGGGGCTGACGACGGCGATCATCGTCGACCAGGAGCGCATGGGCGCCAACCCGCGCTCCACCGTCGGCACCGCCACCGACGCCAACGCGATGCTCCGCATCCTGTTCAGCCGGCTCGGCGCGCCGCACATCGGTCCCCCCACCGCGTTCTCGTTCAACGTCCCGACGCGCAGGGCGAGCGGGGTGATGAGCACCGAGAAGGCGGGCGGCCGGGTCGAGAAGGCCGTCGTCCGCGACGTCGTCTACATGGGCGGGATGTGCCCGCGCTGCGAGGGCATGGGCTCGGTCTCCGACTTCGACCTGACGGCGCTCTACGACGAGAGCAGGTCGCTGGCCGAGGGCGCGCTGACCGTCCCCGGCTACAGCATGGACGGCTGGTACGGCCGGATCTTCGCCGGCGCGGGCTTCGACATGGACAAGCCCATCGGGGAGTACAGCGAGAAGGAGCTGCACGACCTCCTCTACAAGGAGCCGACGAAGATCAAGGTCGAGGGCATCAACCTGACCTACGAGGGCGTGATCCCGAAGATCCAGAAGTCGATGCTGTCCAAGGACGTCGAGGCGATGCAGCCGCACGTCCGCGCCTTCGTCGAGCGCGTGATCACCTTCCAGCCCTGTCCCGAGTGCGAGGGCACGCGGCTCAGCCCGGAGGCCAGGTCGTCGCGGATCCGGGGGAAGAACATCGCCGACCTCTGCGAGATGCAGATCAGCGACCTGGCCGAGTGGGTCCGCGCGCTCGACGAGCCGTCCGTCGCGCCGCTCCTCAGCGGGCTGCGCCACCTCCTCGACTCCTTCGCCGAGATCGGGCTGGGCTACCTCTCGCTCGACCGCCCGGCCGGCACCCTGTCGGGCGGCGAGGCGCAGCGGACCAAGATGATCCGCCACCTCGGCTCGTCGCTCACCGACGTCACCTACGTCTTCGACGAGCCGTCCATCGGGCTGCACCCGCACGACATCCAGCGGATGAACGGCCTGCTGCTGCAACTGCGGGACAAGGGCAACACCGTGCTCGTCGTCGAGCACAAGCCCGAGATGATCGCGATCGCCGACCACGTCGTCGACCTCGGTCCCGGGGCCGGCACCGGCGGCGGCCAGGTGGTGTACGAGGGCACCGTGGAGGGGCTGCGGGCCAGCGGCACCACCACCGGCCGCCACCTCGACGACCGGGCCGCGCTCAAGGACGAGGTCCGCCCGCCGACCGGCGTGCTGGAGGTCCGCGGCGCGTCGACGCACAACCTCCGGGACGTGGACGTCGACATCCCGCTCGGGGTCCTCTGCGTGGTCACGGGCGTCGCCGGCTCCGGCAAGAGCTCGCTGGTCGACGGCTCGGTCGCCGGCCGCGACGGCGTGGTGGTGGTCGACCAGGGCGCGATCCGCGGCTCGCGGCGCAGCAACCCGGCGACCTACACCGGCCTGCTCGAGCCGATCCGCAAGGCCTTCGCCAAGGCCAACGGCGTCAAGCCGGCGCTGTTCAGCTCCAACTCCGAGGGCGCCTGCCCGACCTGCAACGGCGCCGGCGTCATCTTCACCGACCTGGGCGTCATGGCGACCGTCGAGTCGCCCTGCGAGGAGTGCGAGGGCAAGCGGTTCCAGGCCTCGGTGCTGGAGTACCGGCTCGGCGGCCGGGACATCAGCGAGGTGCTCGCGATGTCGGTGGCCCACGCCGAGGCGTTCTTCGGCGCCGGCGAGGCGCGGCTGCCGGCCGCGCACACGATCCTCTCCCGCCTCGCCGACGTCGGCCTGGGCTACCTCACCCTGGGCCAGCCGCTGACGACGCTGTCCGGCGGCGAGCGGCAGCGGCTCAAGCTCGCCACGCAGATGGCCGAGAGCGGCGACGTCTACGTGCTGGACGAGCCGACCACGGGCCTGCACCTCGCCGACGTCGAGCAGCTCCTGGGCCTGCTCGACCGGCTCGTCGACTCCGGCCGGTCGGTCGTCGTCATCGAGCACCACCAGGCGGTGATGGCGCACGCGGACTGGATCGTCGACCTCGGTCCCGGCGCCGGCCACGACGGTGGCCGGGTGGTCTTCGAGGGCACTCCGGCCGACCTCGTGGCCGCCCGCTCCACCCTCACCGGCGAGCACCTGGCGGCCTACGTGCGCGCCTGA
- a CDS encoding VOC family protein: MDLTIHYTFLPHDDPDAALAFYRDTLGFEVRNDVGYEGMRWLTVGPAGGAGTAIVLHPPAADPGITDEERRTITEMMAKGTYASVVLATGDLDGVFERLQAGDAEVVQEPTRQPYGVRDCAFRDPAGNMVRIQERP; encoded by the coding sequence ATGGACCTCACCATCCACTACACCTTCCTCCCGCACGACGACCCCGACGCCGCCCTGGCCTTCTACCGGGACACGCTCGGCTTCGAGGTCCGCAACGACGTCGGCTACGAGGGCATGCGCTGGCTCACGGTCGGCCCCGCCGGCGGCGCCGGCACGGCGATCGTCCTGCACCCGCCGGCCGCGGACCCGGGGATCACCGACGAGGAGCGCCGGACCATCACCGAGATGATGGCGAAGGGCACCTACGCCTCCGTCGTGCTCGCCACCGGGGACCTCGACGGCGTCTTCGAGCGGCTGCAGGCCGGCGACGCCGAGGTCGTCCAGGAGCCGACCCGGCAGCCCTACGGCGTGCGCGACTGCGCCTTCCGGGACCCCGCCGGCAACATGGTCCGCATCCAGGAGCGGCCGTGA